The genomic interval TCCCGCTATGAGATAGCTCACCGCTGAGGTATTCGCTAGGCTGCGACAGTGACCGATCATGTCGACCGGGTGCTCGCCCAATGGCAGACCCAGCGTCCGGACCTCGACGTTTCGCCGATGGCGGTGCTGGGCCGGCTGAGCAGGCTGAGTCAGTTCGCCGGCGTCGAGTTGCGCAAAACCTTTGCCGCGCACGGCCTCGACGCCGCTTCCTTCGACGTCCTGGCGACGCTGCGCCGGAGCGATCCGCCGCACTGCCTCACCCCGACCGAGCTGATGCGCTCGGCGATGGTCACCTCGGGCGCGATCACCCAGCGCCTGGACCGCCTGGAGGAGCGCGGGCTGGTCACCAGGTCGCGCAGTGCGTCCGACGGCCGCGGCATCAAGGTGACGCTCACCGAAGCGGG from Nocardia goodfellowii carries:
- a CDS encoding MarR family winged helix-turn-helix transcriptional regulator, which codes for MTDHVDRVLAQWQTQRPDLDVSPMAVLGRLSRLSQFAGVELRKTFAAHGLDAASFDVLATLRRSDPPHCLTPTELMRSAMVTSGAITQRLDRLEERGLVTRSRSASDGRGIKVTLTEAGRALVDAALPDHVATEERLLAALTPAQRARLAATLRTVLESLGDTA